A window of the Desulfobacula toluolica Tol2 genome harbors these coding sequences:
- a CDS encoding GldG family protein, producing MGNFSMKENYFKFILYLAVIVLLNFAGITLFFRADLTDDKLYSLSPASKDVVATLSEPLTIKVFFSKDLPAPHNNTERYLRDLLEEYAARGGKFFNYTFYNVTPEEGDLTQNTDENRDMAKDYGIQPVQIRIMENDEVKFKNAYMGLVIIHGDLIEKIETITSTNGLEYQLTGAIQKLNNKVSALLQLKDKVQVNMYLSNSLNTIAPLIGLDQLPMLNKAVADTIEKLNNKILGILELKHIDISDKKNLDTVSKKYNLMALSWPAIPEKNISAGHGAAGLVIEFNGKTNTLPLISALELPIIGTTYQMANPGELEEELNSVVEKLIGINKDIGFLSGHGTHSLMPDRLAMMQGMPSSGMQVLNTLVSSRYSIKQLDLKDGPIPDGLNCLIIARPTQKFSDYELFQIDQALMKGTNIAFISDSFNEIMPQQNSMGMGMPPRYEPIDTGLEALLNHYGIKIKKAYVLDKQSYTQQVPQNMGGGEQNIYFAPMLKENTINNTPQFMDNIKGLVAMQISPLELVEKNIDTTQVTATKLLSSSDESWLMEDSINLNPMFIRPPANEDEMKSYDLAYLLEGNFTSFFKGKAIPEKDMGEKDINEDNKENNTESTLENNKFTGLSAENTFIETSKTAKLFILPCSQMLQDNMLDPQGRSTNATFILNIIDHLNGDDKIAQLRSKQQTLNPVAQTTPLARSIIKAFNIIILPVLVILFGLGVLAKRTARKKKIANRFNA from the coding sequence ATGGGTAATTTTTCAATGAAAGAAAACTACTTTAAATTTATTTTATATCTTGCAGTCATTGTATTGCTTAACTTTGCAGGGATCACCCTTTTTTTCAGGGCAGACCTGACAGATGACAAACTATATTCGCTGTCACCCGCCAGCAAGGATGTTGTGGCAACCTTGTCTGAACCCTTGACCATCAAGGTGTTTTTCTCAAAAGACCTGCCCGCACCACACAACAATACGGAACGATATCTTAGGGATCTGCTGGAAGAATATGCTGCAAGAGGCGGTAAATTTTTCAACTATACCTTTTATAATGTCACCCCGGAAGAAGGGGACCTGACCCAGAATACCGACGAAAACCGTGACATGGCAAAAGATTACGGGATACAGCCGGTTCAGATAAGGATTATGGAAAATGATGAGGTTAAATTTAAAAATGCCTATATGGGCCTGGTCATAATCCACGGAGACCTGATTGAAAAAATTGAAACCATAACCTCCACAAATGGTCTTGAATACCAGCTTACAGGCGCTATCCAGAAGCTGAACAACAAAGTAAGCGCCTTGTTGCAGCTCAAAGACAAAGTCCAAGTCAATATGTATTTATCAAACTCTTTGAATACCATAGCTCCCCTGATAGGGCTTGACCAACTGCCGATGCTGAACAAAGCTGTGGCAGATACCATTGAAAAGCTCAATAATAAGATCCTTGGCATCCTTGAATTAAAACATATTGATATTTCAGACAAAAAAAATCTTGATACTGTGAGTAAAAAATACAATTTAATGGCACTTTCATGGCCCGCTATTCCTGAAAAAAACATTTCAGCCGGACATGGAGCCGCAGGTCTTGTCATTGAATTTAACGGTAAAACAAATACACTGCCCCTTATCAGTGCTTTGGAACTTCCCATTATCGGCACGACCTATCAAATGGCAAATCCGGGCGAACTGGAAGAAGAACTCAATTCGGTTGTGGAAAAACTCATCGGGATTAACAAGGATATCGGATTTTTATCAGGCCATGGAACCCATTCCCTTATGCCGGACAGACTGGCCATGATGCAGGGAATGCCTTCAAGCGGCATGCAGGTGCTTAACACGCTTGTGTCTTCACGATATTCAATCAAACAGCTTGATTTAAAAGACGGGCCGATTCCGGACGGGTTAAACTGTCTTATTATTGCAAGGCCCACCCAGAAATTTTCAGATTATGAACTGTTCCAGATTGATCAGGCACTGATGAAAGGAACAAACATTGCGTTTATCTCGGACTCTTTTAATGAAATCATGCCTCAACAAAACAGTATGGGAATGGGTATGCCGCCAAGATACGAGCCCATTGACACCGGACTTGAAGCCCTATTAAACCATTACGGCATAAAAATAAAAAAAGCATATGTATTGGACAAACAATCCTATACACAGCAAGTTCCACAAAATATGGGAGGCGGAGAACAAAACATATATTTTGCCCCCATGTTAAAAGAAAATACCATCAACAACACACCTCAATTCATGGACAATATCAAAGGGCTTGTTGCCATGCAGATTTCGCCTCTTGAGCTTGTGGAAAAAAACATTGATACAACACAAGTTACAGCAACAAAACTTTTGTCTTCATCTGATGAATCATGGTTGATGGAAGACTCTATTAATTTAAACCCCATGTTCATCCGGCCACCGGCAAATGAGGATGAGATGAAATCCTATGATCTTGCCTATCTGCTTGAAGGCAATTTCACAAGTTTCTTTAAAGGCAAAGCCATACCTGAAAAAGATATGGGAGAAAAAGATATTAATGAAGACAACAAAGAAAACAATACCGAGTCCACCCTGGAAAACAATAAATTTACAGGGTTAAGCGCCGAAAACACCTTTATAGAAACATCCAAGACTGCCAAACTTTTCATCCTTCCATGCTCACAGATGCTTCAGGACAATATGCTGGACCCACAGGGCCGATCAACCAATGCCACCTTTATCTTAAACATTATTGATCATCTCAATGGTGACGATAAAATCGCCCAACTGAGAAGCAAGCAACAGACATTGAATCCCGTTGCCCAAACCACACCGCTTGCCAGGAGCATTATCAAAGCGTTTAATATTATTATCCTGCCTGTTCTGGTCATCTTGTTCGGACTGGGTGTGCTTGCCAAAAGAACAGCCAGAAAAAAGAAAATCGCCAACCGTTTTAACGCTTAA
- a CDS encoding ABC transporter permease subunit, with translation MKQIKTIAIKEFKDYFISPIAYIVISLFLIVTGWFFFSTFFIFGRADLRDFFSLLPIIFSFIIPAITMRLFSEEKNIGSYEILLTMPVSFTDIALGKFFAATLFTACMLVPTISYPIFISFIGQVDPGPVIGGYLGAIFLAAAYCSLGLFASSLTRNQIIAFIIGCALCFTLTIIDKLLFFMPSKIISIVEYIGANSHFTNISKGIIDSRDILYFVSVVFIFIFSTYIVMHEKN, from the coding sequence ATGAAACAGATAAAAACTATTGCCATTAAAGAGTTCAAGGATTATTTCATCTCACCCATTGCCTATATTGTGATATCTTTATTCCTGATTGTAACGGGCTGGTTTTTCTTTTCCACATTTTTTATTTTCGGACGGGCTGATTTAAGAGATTTTTTCTCTCTTTTGCCCATTATTTTTTCTTTTATCATTCCTGCCATTACCATGCGGCTTTTTTCAGAAGAAAAGAATATCGGCTCCTATGAAATTCTTTTAACCATGCCGGTATCGTTTACGGATATTGCCCTGGGAAAATTTTTTGCCGCCACACTGTTTACGGCATGCATGCTTGTCCCAACCATTTCCTATCCGATTTTTATCTCGTTTATAGGCCAGGTTGATCCGGGGCCTGTAATCGGCGGATATCTTGGGGCTATTTTTCTTGCGGCTGCCTATTGCTCCCTTGGTCTGTTTGCCTCGTCTTTAACCCGCAACCAGATCATTGCATTTATTATTGGTTGCGCCCTGTGCTTTACCCTGACCATTATTGACAAGCTTTTATTTTTCATGCCTTCAAAAATCATTTCCATTGTTGAATATATTGGTGCCAACTCCCACTTCACGAATATTTCCAAAGGTATTATCGATTCCAGGGATATTCTTTATTTTGTGAGCGTGGTCTTTATTTTTATTTTTTCAACCTATATTGTCATGCATGAGAAGAACTAA
- a CDS encoding ABC transporter ATP-binding protein, whose translation MIEVQNLTKYYKDFCAVDNISMMIRKGEILGLLGPNGAGKTTTLRMLTGYFKPSSGSIKINDLQMPKDAIQIKSLIGYLPESAPLYHNMLVYDYLDYVARIKGINDKETRYDRFLQLSDLCGLSAIMDKPIANLSKGLKQRVGLAHAMMTDPKILILDEPTSGLDPNQIVEIRDIIKTIGKEKTIIFSTHILSEAEATCDRITIINKGKVVADDTTAHLKQNAAQTSLIKLSLKGALKDDAISLLKGIHSNLDVKTVESGEDDTLSFEIGNSDTSTDNNRYNNSDAMDLRSDIYLKIKETDWIIVELKKESQALEKIFRKLTREEA comes from the coding sequence TTGATTGAAGTTCAAAATCTGACCAAGTACTACAAAGATTTCTGTGCTGTGGACAATATCAGCATGATGATCCGGAAAGGTGAAATTTTAGGTCTTCTTGGTCCAAATGGTGCCGGAAAGACAACTACTTTAAGAATGTTAACCGGATATTTCAAACCAAGCTCAGGGTCCATAAAAATAAATGACTTGCAAATGCCAAAAGATGCCATCCAGATCAAATCCTTAATCGGATATCTGCCTGAATCAGCTCCACTTTATCACAACATGCTGGTCTATGACTACTTGGATTATGTTGCAAGGATAAAAGGAATCAATGATAAGGAAACCAGGTATGACAGGTTTTTGCAATTATCTGATCTTTGCGGACTGTCTGCCATTATGGACAAACCCATTGCCAATCTTTCAAAAGGGCTAAAACAGAGGGTAGGCCTTGCCCATGCCATGATGACTGATCCAAAAATTTTAATTCTGGATGAACCCACATCAGGGCTGGATCCAAACCAGATTGTTGAAATAAGGGATATTATTAAAACCATTGGAAAAGAGAAAACCATTATCTTTTCCACCCATATCTTGAGTGAAGCTGAGGCCACCTGCGACAGGATCACCATTATCAACAAAGGAAAAGTGGTTGCCGATGATACAACTGCACATCTCAAACAAAATGCAGCACAAACTTCTTTGATCAAACTATCTCTTAAAGGAGCGTTAAAAGACGATGCCATCTCACTTTTAAAGGGTATCCATTCAAATCTTGATGTGAAAACCGTTGAGTCAGGTGAAGATGACACTCTCTCTTTTGAGATCGGCAATTCAGATACCAGTACAGATAATAATAGATATAATAATTCTGACGCCATGGATTTGAGATCAGACATATACCTTAAAATCAAAGAAACGGACTGGATCATTGTAGAACTCAAAAAAGAATCCCAGGCCCTTGAAAAAATATTCCGGAAATTGACAAGGGAGGAGGCATAA
- a CDS encoding energy-coupling factor transporter transmembrane component T family protein: protein MADLIPFTYRQGHSMLHKLDARVKFFIICLISISMVSAHLLASGVYGLILLVFFKAAGLDLFSLLNSIKYFILLLFFIFLARALTVEGHVIFSFYGLSVTEQGMNEGGLVAFKFFLVMLTGLLFSCTTKPSAVKSAVQWFLKPVPFVPEKRVAVMISLSLAFMPVILKQAKEISDAQKARCGDLQKNPVKKIIRLVCPLLKKTFLSADSLVLAMESRCYSDDRTDPEFTPSGNEIYFLAGSLILSLSLACL, encoded by the coding sequence ATGGCTGACCTGATACCCTTTACATACCGGCAGGGGCACTCCATGCTTCACAAACTGGATGCCCGGGTTAAATTTTTCATCATCTGCCTTATCAGCATCTCCATGGTCTCTGCGCATCTTCTGGCCAGTGGCGTTTATGGTTTAATTTTACTTGTTTTCTTTAAAGCTGCCGGGCTTGACTTATTCTCACTATTGAACAGCATTAAATATTTCATACTGCTGCTCTTTTTTATTTTCCTTGCCCGGGCACTTACCGTGGAAGGTCATGTTATTTTTTCATTTTACGGCCTGTCAGTCACTGAACAAGGTATGAATGAAGGGGGGCTTGTGGCCTTTAAATTTTTTTTAGTGATGTTGACGGGACTTCTGTTTTCTTGTACCACCAAACCGTCTGCCGTGAAAAGTGCGGTTCAATGGTTTTTAAAACCCGTCCCGTTTGTGCCTGAAAAACGGGTAGCTGTCATGATCAGCCTGTCGCTTGCATTTATGCCGGTGATTTTAAAACAGGCCAAAGAGATATCTGATGCCCAGAAAGCACGCTGCGGAGATCTTCAAAAAAATCCTGTAAAAAAAATCATCCGTCTTGTTTGTCCACTGCTGAAAAAAACCTTCCTGTCTGCCGACAGCCTGGTTCTTGCAATGGAATCAAGATGCTATAGCGATGACAGGACTGATCCTGAATTCACGCCCTCTGGAAATGAAATCTATTTTCTTGCCGGCAGTCTTATTTTGTCTTTAAGTCTTGCCTGTCTATAA
- a CDS encoding energy-coupling factor ABC transporter ATP-binding protein: MPEKIIDIDTLCHTFSDGYVGLKEICLSIYKGEFIILAGKNGSGKSTFLRHLNGLLMPDSGRILVNGREVSKHLVQTRKTVGMVFQDADTQIIGDTVFDEVAFGLENLKFNRAKINETVTRVLEDLNLFHLKDKNPSNLSGGEKRKLAIAGILVMDPEVIVFDEPFSNLDYPGTIQVLSTIVDLNKSGHTIIIATHDMETVICEATRLIIMENARIKQDGKPCDLIRCLESYGIKEPCSSKFGLGIQPWLT, from the coding sequence ATGCCGGAAAAAATAATCGATATAGACACCCTTTGCCATACATTTTCAGACGGTTATGTGGGACTCAAAGAGATCTGCCTGTCCATTTATAAAGGAGAATTTATTATTCTTGCCGGAAAAAACGGGTCCGGCAAATCAACTTTTTTACGGCATTTGAACGGCCTGTTGATGCCTGATTCGGGACGTATACTGGTAAACGGCCGTGAGGTATCAAAGCATCTGGTTCAAACCAGAAAAACCGTTGGCATGGTATTCCAGGATGCAGACACCCAGATTATCGGCGATACCGTGTTTGATGAGGTGGCATTCGGCCTTGAAAATTTAAAATTCAACCGCGCAAAAATCAATGAAACAGTCACCCGGGTTTTAGAAGATCTGAATCTTTTTCATTTAAAGGATAAAAATCCGTCCAATCTTTCCGGGGGAGAAAAACGCAAACTTGCCATTGCCGGAATCCTGGTCATGGATCCTGAAGTGATTGTGTTTGACGAGCCTTTTTCCAACCTGGATTATCCTGGAACGATTCAGGTTCTTTCCACCATAGTTGATCTGAATAAATCCGGCCACACCATTATAATTGCAACCCATGATATGGAAACTGTTATTTGTGAGGCAACACGACTCATAATCATGGAAAATGCACGGATCAAACAAGACGGCAAGCCCTGTGATCTTATCCGATGCCTGGAATCATACGGTATCAAAGAGCCTTGTTCTTCGAAATTCGGACTGGGGATACAACCATGGCTGACCTGA
- a CDS encoding biotin transporter BioY has protein sequence MNSSKQLKMTVYTSLFVAFIAIGAFIAIPIGPVPIVLQNMFVLLAAIILGPVWAVACVAIYLLIGLAGLPVFAGGTSGIGKLFGPTGGYLLGYLPAVFVTAGISKALGKRMSADMIAMVTGSLIVYGAGVFWLKIATAMTLEKAVAVGMFPFLIGDVLKIIAAAFIAKSLRPVIKL, from the coding sequence ATGAACAGTTCAAAACAGCTTAAAATGACCGTATACACATCTTTATTTGTTGCCTTTATTGCCATTGGCGCTTTTATTGCCATCCCCATCGGACCGGTTCCCATCGTGCTTCAGAACATGTTTGTTCTTCTGGCAGCAATCATATTAGGCCCGGTATGGGCTGTTGCCTGTGTGGCCATTTACCTGTTGATCGGTCTTGCCGGCCTGCCGGTATTTGCCGGGGGAACATCGGGTATTGGCAAATTGTTCGGGCCCACAGGCGGATATCTTTTAGGGTACTTGCCTGCGGTATTTGTCACTGCCGGAATTTCAAAAGCATTGGGCAAAAGAATGTCAGCCGACATGATTGCCATGGTGACAGGGTCTTTGATTGTTTACGGAGCAGGGGTTTTCTGGCTGAAAATTGCCACTGCCATGACCCTTGAAAAAGCTGTTGCCGTCGGCATGTTTCCGTTTTTGATCGGTGATGTTCTTAAAATCATTGCAGCGGCATTTATTGCAAAAAGCCTAAGACCAGTCATCAAATTGTAA
- a CDS encoding biotin--[acetyl-CoA-carboxylase] ligase, which yields MVNTNKNIKHDILKILYQAKTDTLSGVRLSNSLDISRVAVWKHIKALKQTGFEIESCPKGYALLNPDDLLLPFCFSSEFKTNIFHFQELESTMDKARAIAKKDAPHLSVVIAENQTTGRGRLNRKWFSSKGGLWFTLILKPDTPPPLAYIYNFAASLSLSTSLKRLFDVNVSVKWPNDLLLNGKKLVGLLSEMETRGDMVEFVNIGIGINVNNQPQKYEPKAVSLKDVLGKPVSRKLILETFLHDFKSRIQVIDCHKIIDLWKEQTSTIGSRVRIETLKDMHEGLAVDVDETGALMLQDSTGEIKKIIYGDCFHT from the coding sequence ATGGTTAACACAAACAAAAATATCAAGCATGACATATTAAAGATTCTCTACCAGGCAAAGACAGACACGTTGTCCGGGGTCAGGTTAAGCAATTCTCTGGATATTTCAAGGGTAGCTGTATGGAAGCATATCAAGGCACTCAAGCAAACCGGTTTCGAGATTGAATCATGTCCCAAAGGATATGCTCTGCTCAACCCCGACGACCTGTTGCTGCCTTTTTGTTTTTCCTCAGAATTTAAAACAAACATCTTCCATTTCCAGGAACTTGAATCCACAATGGATAAGGCCAGGGCCATTGCAAAAAAAGATGCCCCCCACTTAAGCGTGGTCATTGCAGAAAATCAAACCACGGGCAGGGGACGGCTGAACCGCAAATGGTTTTCCTCAAAAGGCGGACTGTGGTTTACACTGATTTTAAAACCAGATACCCCCCCGCCACTGGCCTATATTTATAATTTTGCAGCCTCCCTGAGTCTTTCAACATCATTAAAACGGCTCTTTGATGTGAATGTCAGCGTCAAATGGCCCAATGACCTTTTATTGAACGGCAAAAAACTTGTAGGCCTTTTGTCCGAGATGGAAACCCGTGGGGATATGGTTGAATTTGTCAATATCGGAATCGGCATTAATGTCAATAACCAACCTCAAAAATATGAGCCCAAAGCTGTTTCCTTAAAAGACGTATTAGGCAAACCCGTGTCCCGGAAATTAATTTTGGAAACTTTTCTGCATGATTTTAAATCCCGGATTCAAGTCATAGACTGCCATAAGATTATTGACCTTTGGAAAGAACAGACCTCCACCATTGGCAGCCGGGTTAGAATCGAAACATTAAAAGATATGCATGAAGGACTGGCTGTTGATGTGGACGAAACCGGTGCCTTGATGCTTCAGGACAGCACCGGGGAAATAAAAAAAATAATTTATGGCGATTGTTTTCACACCTGA
- a CDS encoding sigma-54 interaction domain-containing protein, whose translation MSFVENFDSSSLLDMEQIDFLSVLNRLDDGVIIADINGVILFYNAAQSKIDGLPAKDVIGRKVTEIYRLNNRTSMIMQAIERHAAIKNRAFFYQTCSGKVANTITSVYPLLKGKTINGVICLVKDYELLYRSTPMAALTESRPDLGNGTRYTFADLIGKGSDFQRVVGTARKAASSPSPIMIQGETGTGKELFAQSIHNHSQRRKQKYVGVNCAAIPRDLLEGLLFGTARGAFTGAMDKLGLFEIAHGGTLFLDELLAMPVDLQAKLLRVLQEKCVRRVGSAMETPVDVKIISSVSRDPRTAIREGVLRMDLFYRLGVVMVKLPPLRDRQNSMGELVSHFIEKYNNRLGTHVRRISREVLELFSAYQWPGNIRELEHLIEGAMNMAGREEIIGIEHFTPGLDCLEQVDFTSPEPSDFIAPGPGVPSFGEPDLTLDSDQIFDPAPPLDPDPPLDPAPTGNLSQTQADREKSAIKTALSTAGGNVTLASKKLGISRQLLHYKIKKHGLCRLDFISRPIR comes from the coding sequence ATGTCCTTTGTTGAAAATTTTGATTCGTCCAGTTTGCTGGACATGGAACAAATTGATTTTTTATCGGTATTGAACCGGCTGGATGACGGGGTTATTATTGCGGACATTAACGGGGTCATCCTTTTTTACAATGCTGCACAGTCCAAGATAGACGGGTTGCCGGCAAAAGATGTGATCGGGCGCAAAGTCACCGAAATTTACAGGCTCAACAACCGTACCAGCATGATCATGCAAGCCATTGAACGTCATGCTGCCATCAAAAACAGGGCTTTTTTTTACCAGACCTGTTCCGGAAAAGTGGCCAACACCATTACCAGTGTTTATCCACTGTTAAAAGGGAAGACCATCAACGGTGTGATCTGTCTTGTCAAGGATTATGAATTGCTTTACAGGTCAACCCCCATGGCAGCCCTCACCGAATCCCGTCCGGATCTCGGCAACGGCACCAGGTACACCTTTGCCGACCTTATCGGCAAAGGATCGGATTTTCAGCGGGTGGTGGGGACAGCAAGAAAGGCTGCATCCTCTCCTTCTCCCATCATGATCCAGGGAGAAACAGGAACCGGCAAGGAACTCTTTGCCCAGTCCATTCACAACCACAGTCAGCGCAGGAAACAAAAATATGTGGGTGTCAATTGCGCTGCCATTCCCCGTGATCTGCTGGAGGGACTGCTCTTTGGTACTGCCAGGGGAGCCTTTACCGGTGCTATGGACAAGTTGGGCCTTTTTGAAATAGCCCATGGCGGCACATTGTTTCTTGACGAACTTCTGGCAATGCCCGTGGATCTTCAGGCAAAACTGTTGAGGGTTCTGCAGGAAAAATGTGTCCGGCGGGTGGGCTCTGCCATGGAAACTCCTGTGGATGTCAAGATTATCAGTTCCGTGAGCCGTGATCCCCGCACTGCCATCCGGGAAGGTGTGTTGCGCATGGATCTTTTTTACCGGCTGGGGGTGGTCATGGTCAAACTGCCCCCTTTAAGAGATCGGCAAAACAGCATGGGTGAACTGGTCAGCCATTTTATTGAGAAATACAACAACCGGCTGGGAACCCATGTGAGACGGATTTCCAGGGAAGTTCTTGAGCTTTTTTCAGCTTATCAATGGCCCGGCAATATAAGAGAGCTTGAGCATTTAATAGAAGGGGCCATGAACATGGCGGGCCGCGAGGAAATTATAGGAATCGAACATTTTACACCTGGACTGGATTGCCTGGAACAGGTCGATTTTACAAGCCCTGAGCCTTCGGATTTCATAGCCCCAGGCCCTGGTGTCCCTTCCTTTGGGGAACCTGACCTGACCCTTGATTCTGACCAAATTTTTGATCCTGCCCCCCCCCTTGATCCTGACCCACCCCTTGATCCTGCTCCAACCGGAAACCTGTCTCAGACTCAGGCCGACCGGGAAAAATCAGCCATCAAAACCGCCCTTTCCACAGCAGGGGGAAACGTAACCCTGGCGTCAAAAAAACTGGGGATTTCAAGGCAGTTGCTTCATTATAAAATTAAAAAACATGGGCTTTGCCGCCTGGACTTTATTTCTCGCCCGATCAGATAG
- a CDS encoding BCCT family transporter → MKKAMNSTKPFDPFVFWVSASVTILFVLWSILFPKNMTIVINAVFSWTTTQWGWLYLLTVFVLVIGCFMLMGRKYGSMKLGLPGDRPEFSNFSWFAMLFGSAIAAGIVFWGPAEPAYHYMSPPPYFGTDANTPAAGANAMTYSFFHWGLSAWSIYAMLTIAIGHACFTRNLPLKFSSAFYYVIGDRIYGTWGKILDIFAVFATLGGLATTTGFVALQLSAGLKYQYGLQLGPSSTYAIIGVLTAIFTLSVYTGLQKGVKFIGDINMWVFVLVWFFILIFGPTIFLINLTTNSLGQYLLHFVPMSLFTAPGFEGNWIGSWTVFYWAWWMSWAPFVAVFIARISKGRTIRQTVAATLILPTLGNFLWYGVIGGAGIHFNVSAIMKEHGMESAIFAIAQSLPMTGILSVALIFLIGTFFLTSANSAAISLAMFVSGHENPGRNLRAFWGIALGAVAAVLAGSGSLKAIQTASIATAFPLMFLLLLVLYGTFRGLNQYKKDNPA, encoded by the coding sequence TTGAAAAAAGCCATGAATTCAACAAAACCATTTGATCCTTTTGTGTTCTGGGTTTCCGCCTCTGTGACCATCCTTTTTGTCCTTTGGTCCATCCTCTTTCCCAAGAATATGACCATCGTTATCAATGCTGTTTTCAGCTGGACCACCACCCAATGGGGCTGGCTCTATCTGTTGACCGTTTTTGTGCTGGTCATAGGCTGTTTTATGCTCATGGGACGAAAATACGGGTCCATGAAACTGGGACTTCCCGGCGACAGACCTGAATTTTCTAATTTTTCCTGGTTTGCCATGCTTTTCGGGTCTGCCATTGCCGCAGGCATTGTATTCTGGGGGCCTGCCGAACCAGCTTACCATTATATGAGTCCGCCTCCCTATTTTGGCACAGATGCAAACACCCCGGCCGCCGGTGCCAATGCCATGACCTACTCTTTTTTTCACTGGGGCTTGAGCGCCTGGTCCATTTATGCCATGCTGACCATTGCCATTGGGCATGCCTGCTTTACCAGAAATCTTCCCTTAAAGTTTTCCAGCGCCTTCTACTATGTCATCGGCGACAGAATTTACGGCACCTGGGGAAAAATTCTGGATATTTTTGCCGTGTTCGCAACCCTGGGCGGCCTTGCCACTACCACGGGATTTGTGGCACTTCAGCTGTCAGCCGGTCTTAAATATCAATACGGCTTGCAACTGGGGCCTTCCAGCACCTATGCCATTATAGGAGTTCTAACCGCCATTTTCACTCTGTCTGTATACACCGGACTTCAGAAAGGGGTAAAGTTTATCGGCGATATTAACATGTGGGTTTTTGTGCTGGTATGGTTTTTTATCCTGATCTTTGGTCCCACCATCTTCCTGATCAACCTGACCACCAATTCCCTTGGCCAGTATCTTCTTCATTTTGTTCCCATGAGCCTGTTTACGGCTCCGGGATTTGAAGGCAATTGGATCGGTTCCTGGACGGTTTTTTACTGGGCATGGTGGATGAGCTGGGCACCTTTTGTGGCTGTTTTTATTGCACGGATCTCCAAGGGAAGAACCATTCGCCAAACCGTTGCCGCCACCCTGATCCTTCCCACCCTGGGAAATTTTCTCTGGTACGGGGTTATCGGCGGTGCAGGCATTCATTTTAACGTCAGCGCCATCATGAAAGAACACGGTATGGAAAGCGCCATTTTCGCCATTGCCCAGAGCCTTCCCATGACCGGGATACTGTCTGTTGCACTGATTTTTCTTATCGGCACCTTCTTTTTAACCTCAGCCAATTCCGCAGCCATCTCCCTTGCCATGTTTGTTTCAGGCCATGAAAATCCGGGTCGGAACCTGAGAGCCTTCTGGGGAATTGCCCTGGGAGCTGTGGCAGCCGTTCTGGCCGGAAGCGGCAGCCTCAAAGCCATTCAGACCGCATCCATTGCAACGGCTTTTCCTCTGATGTTTTTGTTGCTGCTGGTACTTTACGGAACATTCAGGGGGTTGAACCAATACAAAAAAGACAACCCGGCATAA